A genome region from Mycobacterium florentinum includes the following:
- a CDS encoding flavin monoamine oxidase family protein, translating into MSALESDFCVVGAGYAGLTAAYRLHQAGHSVTVLEASPRIGGRTWSAQLSDGTLFEIGGQWVADADAQPDVRRLMDELDVEVYAQYDQGKTIFVDSSNKVHEYDAHDSNPLKALPPISMPAKLDLGKAILSMEKMSEAVNPEAPWDDIKFPFTASLGPGTTREADQMTVQSWFDLNIISKDAKALLGAAIVGYTGVELGACSLLHWLFVLKTYRSKLFNLSGQAPGQAQQYRVRGGMRQIADRVVAKLGQDSVHTGSPVRQIAQDTSGVTVSAENVSVRASRVIVATNISMTNFIGFNPILPPDRAQLQHRVPTGSFWKIWLVYDEAFWRKRGLVGESISIYAGDYSPNARESAFDETSDKPGLMSVFIAGDKARDFNRLTRAQRKAQVLKEMSHRFGADGAQLCERITFPAVLPQNPEPDSYFEFNWSKDEWTRGDFAGCMGPGVWTGSGFGPAVREPVGRVHWAGVDTSTYSYHCVSGAAQSGERAAAEILAAD; encoded by the coding sequence ATGTCTGCACTTGAATCCGATTTCTGCGTCGTCGGCGCCGGATACGCGGGGCTCACCGCTGCCTACCGCCTTCATCAAGCAGGCCACTCCGTGACGGTGCTTGAGGCCTCGCCTCGTATCGGCGGTCGGACCTGGAGCGCACAGCTCTCGGACGGCACCTTGTTCGAGATCGGCGGGCAGTGGGTGGCCGACGCCGACGCGCAGCCCGACGTCCGGCGGCTGATGGACGAACTCGACGTCGAGGTCTATGCGCAATACGACCAAGGCAAGACGATATTCGTGGACTCCTCGAACAAGGTCCACGAGTACGACGCCCACGATTCCAACCCGCTCAAAGCATTGCCCCCGATTTCCATGCCCGCGAAATTGGATTTGGGCAAAGCCATCCTGAGCATGGAAAAGATGTCGGAGGCCGTCAATCCCGAGGCGCCGTGGGACGACATCAAGTTTCCGTTCACCGCCAGTCTGGGTCCCGGCACCACGCGCGAGGCCGACCAGATGACCGTACAGTCGTGGTTCGACCTGAACATCATCAGCAAGGACGCAAAAGCGCTCCTGGGCGCCGCGATCGTCGGATACACGGGTGTCGAGCTCGGTGCATGTTCGTTGCTGCATTGGCTTTTCGTGCTCAAGACCTACCGCAGCAAGCTGTTCAACTTGAGCGGCCAGGCCCCGGGACAAGCGCAGCAATATCGCGTCCGCGGCGGAATGCGACAGATAGCCGATCGGGTCGTCGCCAAGTTGGGTCAGGATAGCGTCCACACGGGGTCACCGGTCCGCCAGATCGCCCAGGACACAAGCGGAGTCACCGTCAGCGCGGAGAACGTCAGCGTACGGGCTAGCCGCGTCATCGTCGCGACGAATATCTCGATGACGAACTTCATCGGTTTCAATCCGATATTGCCGCCGGACCGCGCGCAATTGCAGCACCGGGTGCCCACGGGTTCGTTCTGGAAGATCTGGCTCGTTTACGACGAGGCGTTCTGGCGCAAGCGCGGGCTGGTCGGTGAATCGATCTCCATCTACGCCGGCGATTACAGCCCCAATGCGCGGGAAAGCGCATTCGACGAGACCAGCGACAAGCCCGGGCTGATGAGCGTTTTCATCGCCGGCGACAAGGCGCGCGACTTCAACCGCCTGACCCGGGCGCAGCGCAAAGCGCAAGTGCTGAAGGAAATGTCGCATCGCTTCGGAGCGGATGGCGCGCAGCTCTGCGAACGGATCACGTTCCCCGCGGTCCTGCCGCAGAACCCGGAGCCCGATTCTTACTTCGAGTTCAACTGGTCGAAGGACGAATGGACGCGCGGGGATTTCGCCGGTTGCATGGGGCCTGGAGTCTGGACGGGGTCCGGATTCGGCCCGGCGGTACGCGAGCCGGTTGGACGCGTGCACTGGGCGGGTGTCGATACGTCCACGTACTCGTATCACTGCGTCAGCGGCGCGGCCCAATCCGGCGAGCGGGCAGCCGCCGAAATCCTTGCCGCGGACTAG
- a CDS encoding alpha/beta fold hydrolase encodes MTTAPEQFSTSGRGGIRIAADRQGDPHSRAVVFLHGGGQTRRSWGRAAAAVAKRGWQAVTIDLRGHGESDWSSEGDYRVVSFAADVQEVLRGLPPKPVLVGASLGGFTSMLLAGEISPGIASAVVLVDIVPNMEQSGANRIHTFMADRVESGFASLEEVADAIAEYNPHRPRPTDLEGLTTNLRRRGDRWYWHWDPQFISGTAAFPPFEVTDADRMHTAVEAILHSGVPMLLIRGQVSDLVSQERADEFLARFPEVEFTDVHGAGHMVAGDRNDVFAGAVLDFLSRHVDAG; translated from the coding sequence ATGACGACGGCTCCTGAACAGTTCTCCACCTCGGGGAGGGGTGGCATTCGTATTGCCGCTGACCGCCAGGGCGATCCGCATTCGCGGGCCGTGGTGTTCCTGCACGGCGGCGGGCAGACCCGGCGCTCCTGGGGCCGCGCGGCTGCCGCGGTTGCCAAGCGTGGCTGGCAAGCCGTCACGATCGATTTGCGGGGTCACGGCGAGTCGGACTGGTCCAGCGAAGGCGACTATCGCGTCGTCAGCTTTGCCGCCGATGTCCAAGAGGTGCTGCGGGGCCTGCCGCCGAAGCCCGTGCTGGTGGGCGCCTCGCTGGGTGGGTTCACCTCGATGCTGCTGGCCGGGGAGATCTCGCCCGGCATCGCCAGTGCCGTCGTCCTCGTCGACATCGTGCCCAACATGGAGCAATCGGGGGCGAATCGCATCCACACCTTCATGGCCGACCGGGTGGAGTCCGGATTCGCGTCGCTGGAAGAAGTCGCCGACGCGATCGCCGAATACAACCCCCACCGGCCCCGGCCAACCGATCTCGAAGGCCTGACCACCAACCTGCGCCGTCGCGGGGACCGTTGGTATTGGCATTGGGATCCCCAATTCATCAGTGGCACTGCGGCTTTCCCGCCATTCGAGGTCACCGACGCCGATCGCATGCACACCGCCGTCGAGGCGATCCTGCACAGTGGTGTGCCCATGCTGCTGATTCGTGGCCAAGTGAGCGATCTGGTCAGCCAGGAGCGCGCTGACGAATTTCTCGCGCGGTTTCCCGAGGTCGAGTTCACCGACGTGCATGGCGCCGGGCACATGGTCGCCGGTGATCGCAACGACGTTTTCGCCGGTGCCGTCCTGGATTTCCTGTCCCGCCACGTCGACGCGGGATAA
- a CDS encoding VOC family protein, whose protein sequence is MKPENLYHTGIVVDDLDATLDWLTKIAGYRWTDVVEVDQVAQTPDGEITIAMRMVYSGNTPRLEILQAVAGTVWVPAESGVHHVGYWSDDVEADLAALEANGASFEVKSYNPDGSGTLLWAYCKAATGPRIELVGRAMEPFIEYWWNTAGT, encoded by the coding sequence ATGAAGCCTGAAAACCTCTACCACACCGGCATTGTCGTCGACGACCTCGACGCAACCCTGGACTGGCTCACCAAGATCGCAGGCTACCGGTGGACGGATGTCGTCGAGGTGGACCAGGTGGCCCAGACGCCCGACGGCGAGATCACCATTGCGATGCGGATGGTGTATTCGGGCAACACGCCGAGATTGGAGATCCTGCAGGCGGTTGCGGGCACGGTCTGGGTTCCGGCGGAGTCGGGTGTGCACCATGTCGGCTACTGGTCCGACGACGTCGAGGCGGATCTCGCGGCACTGGAAGCCAACGGCGCAAGCTTCGAGGTGAAGTCGTATAACCCGGACGGATCCGGGACGTTGCTGTGGGCCTACTGCAAGGCCGCTACCGGGCCCCGCATCGAGCTGGTCGGCCGCGCGATGGAACCGTTCATCGAATACTGGTGGAACACCGCCGGAACCTAG
- a CDS encoding S1 family peptidase — MPMAATMFANTAAAEAPPTPGVQLEDESGRCTAGFAAQGDDGGYYLLTSGHCDAHDGSIWTYGPSIPLGPITASEKEGDKRDAAIIRLNPAVGVPSGGVGGLTVRDVLGSNQLKVGTPFCKLGAVTGETCGTITKIEGDVVEASVFSLGGDSGSPGYVENDDGSVSAVGILMSSPEGDDNTTYFTLVQPLLGKWGIHILP; from the coding sequence ATGCCGATGGCGGCGACGATGTTCGCGAATACGGCTGCGGCAGAGGCGCCGCCGACGCCGGGCGTACAGCTCGAAGATGAAAGCGGAAGGTGTACAGCGGGTTTCGCGGCCCAGGGCGATGACGGCGGCTACTACTTGCTGACCAGTGGGCACTGCGACGCACACGACGGTTCGATATGGACCTACGGCCCGAGCATCCCGCTCGGGCCGATCACCGCCAGTGAGAAAGAAGGCGACAAGCGCGACGCCGCCATCATCCGCCTCAACCCCGCTGTCGGTGTGCCATCCGGTGGCGTCGGCGGTCTGACGGTGCGAGATGTGTTGGGCAGCAACCAGCTTAAGGTGGGTACGCCCTTCTGCAAGCTGGGGGCGGTTACCGGGGAGACCTGCGGCACGATCACCAAGATCGAAGGCGACGTGGTCGAAGCCAGCGTGTTCAGTCTGGGCGGCGACAGTGGCAGTCCCGGTTACGTCGAGAACGACGACGGCAGCGTGAGTGCGGTCGGCATCTTGATGTCCTCACCGGAGGGTGACGACAACACCACCTACTTCACCCTCGTGCAGCCGCTGCTGGGTAAGTGGGGAATCCACATCCTGCCCTGA
- a CDS encoding nuclear transport factor 2 family protein, whose protein sequence is MTTDSELRDRVARLEARAEIFDCVQRYARGIDRRDRELLRSAYHDDAVDDHVGFVGPVEDFIDWALAYHSTQPRHQHYLLNHTAEVDGDEAHAETYYLFVGTDREPANHMTISGGRYLDRMERRDGRWAIVDRVCVAEWIADSTNLISDEVLALLTGIKGAAHDRSDPSYDRPLSATRAAANS, encoded by the coding sequence ATGACGACCGACTCCGAACTGCGTGACCGGGTGGCCCGCCTAGAAGCCCGGGCCGAGATCTTCGACTGCGTACAGCGCTACGCGAGGGGCATCGATCGACGCGATCGGGAGCTACTGCGCTCGGCCTATCACGACGACGCGGTCGACGACCACGTCGGATTCGTCGGCCCCGTCGAGGATTTCATCGATTGGGCGTTGGCTTACCACTCCACGCAGCCGCGGCATCAGCACTACCTGCTCAACCACACCGCGGAGGTCGACGGCGACGAGGCGCACGCCGAGACCTACTACCTGTTCGTCGGGACCGATCGCGAGCCGGCCAACCACATGACCATCTCCGGCGGCCGCTACCTGGATCGGATGGAGCGACGCGACGGACGCTGGGCGATCGTCGACCGAGTGTGCGTCGCCGAGTGGATCGCCGACTCGACGAACCTGATCAGCGACGAAGTCCTGGCGCTGCTCACCGGCATCAAGGGCGCGGCGCACGACCGCAGCGACCCGTCCTATGACCGCCCACTGTCGGCGACCCGGGCCGCCGCAAACTCGTAA